GCACGGTGCCTCCGGGGGCCGTCTCGACGGGCACTCGGGGGGTGATCCGGTCGCCACGCTGCTGGTCCTGGGGGCCAGCGGGGACCTCGCCTCGCGGCTGCTGCTGCCGGGGCTGGCGCGCCTGCTCGTCTCGGACCGCCGGGAAGACCCCGGCCACGGTCACGGGTCCTCGCTGCAGCTCGTCGGGGCCGGCGCCGAGGACTGGGACGACGAGCACTGGCGCGAGGTCGTCACCAAGGCGTTCTCCGGGGTCGCCGAGCACGCCGAGCACGCCGACGCGGAGCAGGTCGACACCGCCGCCGCGGAGACCGTGCGCGACCGCAGCCGGTACGCCCGGGTCGACGTCACCGACCCCGACGCCCTCCTGCACCTCCTGCACTCCTGCACCGCCCCGGTCGCGGTCTACTTCGCGCTGCCGCCGGCGGTGACGGCGCAGGCCTGCCGGGCCCTCGTGGGCCGGAAGCTGCCCGAGAGCACCCGCCTGGTCATGGAGAAGCCCTTCGGTGCGGACGAGGAGTCGGCGCACGAGCTGAACCAGGTCGTCGCCCAGCTCGTCCCCGAGGAGCACGTGCACCGGGTGGACCACTTCCTGGGCACCTCGACCGTCCTCGGCACGCTCGGGATCCGGTTCGCCAACCGGCTGTTCGAACCCACCTGGAACGCCGGGCACGTCGAGCGCGTCGACGTGTACTACGACGAGGACCTCGCGCTGGAGGGCAGGGCGCGCTACTACGACAAGGCCGGGGCGCTGGTCGACATGGTCCAGAGCCACCTCCTGCAGGTCCTGGCCGTCCTGACGATGGACGCCCCCGCCTCCCTGGACGAGCGGGAGTTCCGCGACCGCAAGGCCCAGGTGCTGCGCGCGACCCGGTTGGCCGGGTCACCGGCGCAGGCCAGCCGCCGCGCCCGGTACACGGCCGGGAGCATCGGCGAGCGCGACCTGCCCGACTACACCGCGGAGGACGGGGTGGACCCCTCGCGCGGCACGGAGACCCTGGCCGAGGTGGTCCTGCACGTCGACACGTGGCGCTGGGCCGGGGTGCCGTTCCGGTTGCGGTCGGGCAAAGCGCTCGGTCGGGCGCGCAAGGAGGCCGTCATCACCTTCAAACCGGTCCCGCACCTGCTGGCCGGCCTGGACGGCACGTGCGTGCCGACGCGCCTGCGGCTGGGGTTCAAACCGAACACGGTGAGCGTCGACCTGAGCGTGAACGCCCAGGGGAACCCCTTCCACCTGGAGGAGACGACCCTCACGACGCACCTGGCGGACTCGCAGTTGCCCGCCTACGGCGAAGTCCTCGCCGGTGTCCTGGACGGCGATCCGCTGCTGTCGGTCCGCGGCGACACGGCCGAGGACTGCTGGCGGATCCTGGCTCCCG
This genomic window from Kineococcus mangrovi contains:
- a CDS encoding glucose-6-phosphate dehydrogenase produces the protein MDGRGDGRTTEQHQATGGTESGGHGASGGRLDGHSGGDPVATLLVLGASGDLASRLLLPGLARLLVSDRREDPGHGHGSSLQLVGAGAEDWDDEHWREVVTKAFSGVAEHAEHADAEQVDTAAAETVRDRSRYARVDVTDPDALLHLLHSCTAPVAVYFALPPAVTAQACRALVGRKLPESTRLVMEKPFGADEESAHELNQVVAQLVPEEHVHRVDHFLGTSTVLGTLGIRFANRLFEPTWNAGHVERVDVYYDEDLALEGRARYYDKAGALVDMVQSHLLQVLAVLTMDAPASLDEREFRDRKAQVLRATRLAGSPAQASRRARYTAGSIGERDLPDYTAEDGVDPSRGTETLAEVVLHVDTWRWAGVPFRLRSGKALGRARKEAVITFKPVPHLLAGLDGTCVPTRLRLGFKPNTVSVDLSVNAQGNPFHLEETTLTTHLADSQLPAYGEVLAGVLDGDPLLSVRGDTAEDCWRILAPVIAAWQADEVPLETYPAGSDGPGPTEVFPAV